One genomic segment of Pristis pectinata isolate sPriPec2 chromosome 38, sPriPec2.1.pri, whole genome shotgun sequence includes these proteins:
- the LOC127586899 gene encoding copper chaperone for superoxide dismutase-like isoform X2 → MAVERSESKLEFAVQMSCESCANAIRNALAGIDGIHSVQINLSEEQVLIDTTLTSGEVQALIEGTGRRAVLKGMGTSTLRDLGTAVAMLGPEGPVQGVVRFLQLSEQQCIIEGTIDGLSPGLHGLHVHEFGDLTNSCLSCGGHYNPGKNRHGGPLDAERHVGDLGNIHANELGRATFRIQDDRLKSSRSPSRGSKNLVPAGLPSGCLQLPVLQSHRPVPDHSLIHRMLM, encoded by the exons CTGGAATTTGCGGTGCAGATGAGCTGCGAGAGCTGTGCCAACGCGATCAGGAACGCCCTGGCTGGAATCGATG GAATCCATTCGGTACAGATCAACCTGAGTGAGGAGCAGGTCCTCATCGACACCACACTGACCTCCGGGGAGGTGCAGGCGCTGATCGAGGGCACGGGGAGGAGAGCAGTACTGAAAGGAATGGGCACCAGCACCCTCC GGGACCTTGGCACTGCGGTGGCGATGCTGGGGCCAGAGGGACCAGTCCAGGGCGTGGTGCGCTTCCTGCAGCTGTCTGAGCAGCAGTGCATCATCGAGGGGACCATCGACGGCCTCAGCCCCGGCCTGCACGGGCTGCACGTCCACGAGTTTGGGGACCTCACCAACTCTTGCCTCAG CTGTGGTGGCCACTACAACCCAGGGAAGAACCGTCACGGCGGGCCGTTGGACGCCGAGCGG CATGTCGGTGACCTGGGGAACATCCACGCCAATGAACTGGGGAGAGCCACCTTCCGTATCCAAGACGACCGTCTCAAG TCTTCCCGCAGTCCCTCTAGAGGGAGCAAGAACCTTGTACCTGCCGGACTACCCTCTGGATGCCTCCAGCTGCCTGTCCTGCAATCGCACCGTCCTGTCCCTGATCATTCACTAATTCACAGGATGTTAATGTAA